The Ignavibacteriales bacterium genome has a window encoding:
- a CDS encoding T9SS type A sorting domain-containing protein: MGKVIRKKILFYFLFFTVLLSVQSVAQMVTVKMRVNTSTCLDTLKSNHIVLVCGESVKKNTIPTITWDNKTGIAAKNIGGDYWEATFKASPGDEIRFKFVTYFNLSTPTFHWTGWEGPIDAGVSSGDNRMLIVGNNDTTLALQFYNGWESKVKQYWRPFKSKQDTIAVYFRVNMGGTDFNPVTGLVDVRAGLPLGADPTWITIKTLAREINSVNGGSFWSGVAYVAKANVTSGALQKYKYVIQQTNTWENLADRTFIFSSNLIASGDTTIHWNYFNNMPPTGPKVDANILFRLKLDALEKAGLFNEALGDKVGVTGPKGWAPPEPVFDTDPTVLKLTYNSDLEEWNLLEPFSKFPKEVISYKYYIAWDTSRVSPTNPNYIPGLALTNGWEEPGVTGGADRKYIYTTNPEQSLAGDFGAEQQFFNSIPPNGVIENPISVTFKLNMALATSADSNATNPLFRPGIDSVFVQFDGCMVSITQGKTMYGTDNRIELLDPDGDGIYTGTIDLISPTFYQLCYRVTYSNAPGASITNGGGNLLGRRYYQYVHPVSVGQDGTVTWPTSFELSQMEWKASNLTVETPPDLDTPTGVENKNSAHLLVYSLYQNYPNPFNPSTVITYSVPEYARVKIEVYNVLGQKVASLINKEQSTGTHSLVWNAQNDLGSNLATGIYMLKMETGKFIQVKKMLLIR; the protein is encoded by the coding sequence TGCTCAAATGGTAACTGTAAAGATGAGAGTAAATACATCAACTTGTCTTGATACACTTAAATCAAACCACATTGTACTGGTTTGTGGTGAATCAGTAAAGAAAAATACTATTCCTACTATTACCTGGGATAATAAAACTGGTATAGCTGCTAAAAATATTGGCGGTGATTATTGGGAAGCCACTTTCAAAGCATCACCAGGAGATGAGATTAGATTTAAATTCGTTACTTATTTTAATCTTTCAACTCCAACATTTCATTGGACAGGTTGGGAAGGTCCAATTGATGCTGGCGTGTCATCTGGTGATAACAGAATGTTAATTGTGGGGAATAATGATACTACCCTTGCATTACAATTTTATAATGGCTGGGAAAGTAAAGTAAAACAATATTGGAGACCATTTAAATCAAAGCAAGATACAATAGCAGTTTATTTCAGAGTAAATATGGGTGGTACAGATTTCAATCCTGTAACGGGTTTAGTTGACGTTAGAGCTGGCTTACCATTAGGGGCAGATCCCACCTGGATAACAATCAAAACACTTGCACGCGAAATCAACAGTGTAAATGGTGGTTCGTTTTGGTCCGGAGTTGCATATGTTGCTAAAGCAAATGTAACATCCGGTGCTTTGCAGAAATATAAGTATGTTATTCAGCAAACAAATACCTGGGAAAACTTGGCAGATAGAACATTTATTTTCTCCAGCAATTTAATTGCATCAGGTGATACAACCATACATTGGAATTATTTTAATAATATGCCGCCAACAGGTCCAAAAGTAGATGCAAATATTTTATTCAGATTAAAGCTTGATGCATTAGAAAAAGCCGGTTTATTTAATGAAGCTCTTGGCGATAAAGTAGGAGTAACCGGACCAAAAGGTTGGGCTCCCCCAGAACCTGTTTTTGATACAGACCCAACAGTACTAAAGTTAACTTACAATTCGGATCTTGAAGAATGGAATTTGTTGGAACCATTTTCAAAGTTTCCAAAGGAAGTGATTTCATATAAATATTATATTGCATGGGATACTTCACGCGTAAGCCCAACCAATCCTAATTATATTCCCGGTCTTGCTTTAACTAATGGATGGGAAGAACCTGGTGTAACTGGTGGAGCAGATAGAAAATATATTTATACAACTAATCCTGAACAATCGCTTGCAGGTGATTTTGGAGCTGAGCAACAGTTCTTCAACAGCATTCCGCCGAATGGTGTAATTGAAAATCCAATTAGTGTTACATTCAAATTAAATATGGCACTTGCAACAAGTGCGGATTCAAATGCAACAAATCCTTTATTCAGACCAGGAATTGATAGCGTTTTCGTACAATTCGATGGTTGTATGGTTTCCATTACTCAAGGGAAAACAATGTATGGAACGGATAACCGGATTGAACTTTTAGATCCGGACGGCGATGGAATATATACCGGTACTATAGATTTAATCTCACCAACTTTCTATCAGCTATGTTATCGGGTAACTTATTCCAATGCTCCTGGTGCTTCTATTACAAATGGAGGAGGTAATTTGCTTGGGAGAAGATATTATCAGTATGTTCATCCAGTTTCTGTTGGGCAAGATGGAACTGTTACTTGGCCCACATCATTCGAACTATCACAAATGGAATGGAAAGCCTCTAATTTAACAGTTGAGACACCACCTGATCTTGATACTCCAACTGGTGTTGAAAATAAAAATTCTGCACATCTATTAGTATATTCTTTATATCAAAATTATCCGAATCCATTTAATCCATCAACTGTTATAACTTATTCAGTTCCGGAATATGCCCGTGTAAAAATTGAAGTTTATAATGTTTTGGGTCAGAAGGTTGCTTCGCTTATAAACAAAGAACAATCAACTGGAACTCATAGTTTAGTTTGGAATGCTCAAAATGATCTTGGTTCTAATTTAGCAACCGGTATTTATATGTTAAAAATGGAAACCGGTAAATTTATTCAAGTTAAAAAAATGTTATTAATACGATAA